A genomic segment from Pyxidicoccus trucidator encodes:
- a CDS encoding zinc-dependent metalloprotease, protein MFKRAAVLGMSCGALLAGCGTDPQIESEETLANLIEAGFPADDIRVVDGAVYVGRDAQVSLEASREMLQPGEGSAELVRTSNLVGTSVTRICVNPTSSFNGYIRLSQGLDMALANYNSLGLRITFVRGPTTGCTANITATTVAGTGHSAGYPSGGRPYGSITIGTGLNSYSVDVNEHVITHALGHTIGLRHTDYYDRSISCGGTPTSEGTAGVGAILIPGMPPATPGGSIMNSCYPPDTNGEFTSSDITGLQYLY, encoded by the coding sequence ATGTTCAAGCGAGCGGCAGTCCTCGGGATGAGCTGTGGCGCATTGCTGGCCGGCTGCGGTACCGACCCGCAAATCGAGAGCGAGGAGACCCTGGCCAACCTGATCGAGGCCGGGTTTCCGGCCGACGACATCAGGGTCGTCGACGGTGCCGTGTACGTGGGGCGCGACGCCCAGGTGTCCCTCGAGGCGTCCCGGGAGATGCTCCAGCCCGGCGAGGGGAGCGCGGAGCTGGTCAGGACCAGCAATCTCGTCGGCACCTCCGTGACGAGGATCTGCGTCAACCCCACCTCCTCGTTCAACGGCTACATCCGGCTCAGCCAGGGCCTCGATATGGCACTCGCCAACTACAATTCCCTGGGGCTCAGGATTACCTTCGTGCGGGGACCGACCACCGGCTGCACCGCGAACATCACCGCGACGACCGTGGCCGGCACAGGCCACTCTGCTGGATACCCCTCGGGAGGCCGTCCCTACGGGAGCATCACCATCGGCACCGGGCTGAACAGCTACAGCGTGGACGTGAACGAGCACGTCATCACCCACGCGCTTGGCCACACGATCGGTCTCCGCCACACGGACTACTATGATCGGTCCATCAGTTGCGGCGGCACGCCCACCAGCGAAGGCACCGCTGGCGTCGGCGCCATCCTCATCCCCGGGATGCCGCCAGCCACGCCGGGAGGGTCGATCATGAACTCCTGCTACCCGCCCGATACGAACGGCGAGTTCACCAGCTCCGACATCACCGGGTTGCAGTACCTCTACTGA
- a CDS encoding tetratricopeptide repeat protein: MIFRGKAPRTRSELIAEAERARAKGRIKKAVEAYRKALELEPGDPVIHGKLAPLLARTKQPEAALQSFQAAAKGHLDKGFADKAIAVYTQAADTFPHRVDLWQQLAQLSLSKGHRVDAVRALLRGRFHLSRRNERRDAILLLKEVLTLDPSLLEVKLDLAVLLANEGQRAEALALLEPLTREPPGPKRAKVNWALLRISPGLGTGWRWLRSALARR, translated from the coding sequence ATGATCTTCCGTGGGAAAGCGCCCCGGACGCGCTCCGAGCTCATCGCCGAGGCGGAGCGCGCTCGCGCCAAGGGCCGCATCAAGAAGGCCGTCGAGGCCTACCGCAAGGCGCTGGAGCTCGAGCCGGGAGACCCGGTCATCCACGGCAAGCTGGCACCGCTCCTGGCCCGGACGAAACAGCCCGAAGCCGCGCTCCAGAGCTTCCAGGCAGCGGCGAAGGGGCACCTGGACAAGGGGTTCGCGGACAAGGCCATCGCTGTCTATACGCAGGCTGCGGATACGTTCCCCCACCGCGTCGACCTCTGGCAGCAACTGGCGCAGCTCAGTCTCTCCAAGGGACACCGCGTCGACGCGGTGAGGGCCCTGCTGCGCGGGCGATTCCACCTCAGCCGCCGGAACGAGCGGCGCGACGCCATCCTCCTCTTGAAGGAAGTGCTGACGCTCGATCCCTCCCTTCTGGAGGTGAAGCTGGACCTGGCCGTGCTGCTGGCAAATGAGGGGCAGCGCGCCGAGGCGCTGGCCTTGCTCGAGCCGCTGACCCGCGAGCCGCCGGGGCCGAAGCGCGCGAAGGTGAACTGGGCGCTCCTGCGCATCTCCCCGGGCCTGGGAACAGGATGGCGCTGGCTGCGCTCCGCCCTGGCGCGGCGCTGA
- a CDS encoding type 1 glutamine amidotransferase domain-containing protein: MRVLIVLTSHDTLGDTGRKTGFYLSELTHALDVFTRAGLEVDFVSPKGGRPPMDGVTRDDALNRAFLDDERQAARLASTLRPEQVEPARYAALYVPGGHGTMFDLPGDARISALIGSVYARGAVVAAVCHGPAALVDVKLADGTYLVAGRDISAFTNEEEAAVELTRVMPFLLESKLIERGARFTKAPNFQQHVVVSERLVTGQNPASAARVAEELVRLLAPQRQVSGVH; encoded by the coding sequence ATGCGAGTCCTCATCGTCCTCACCAGCCACGACACCCTCGGCGACACCGGCCGGAAGACGGGCTTCTACCTGTCCGAGCTCACCCACGCGCTGGACGTCTTCACCCGCGCGGGCCTGGAGGTGGACTTCGTCAGCCCCAAGGGAGGCCGCCCGCCCATGGATGGCGTCACGCGCGATGATGCCCTCAACCGCGCCTTCCTCGATGACGAGCGCCAGGCCGCGCGACTGGCGAGCACGCTGCGGCCGGAGCAGGTGGAGCCCGCACGCTATGCCGCCCTCTACGTTCCTGGTGGGCATGGGACGATGTTCGACCTGCCGGGAGACGCGCGCATCAGCGCCCTCATCGGCTCCGTCTACGCGCGCGGAGCCGTGGTGGCCGCGGTCTGCCACGGCCCCGCGGCGCTGGTGGACGTGAAGCTGGCAGACGGCACGTACCTCGTCGCCGGCCGGGACATCTCCGCCTTCACCAACGAGGAGGAAGCGGCGGTGGAGCTCACCCGGGTCATGCCCTTCCTCCTGGAGTCGAAGCTCATCGAGCGCGGCGCGCGCTTCACGAAGGCTCCCAACTTCCAGCAGCATGTGGTGGTGAGCGAGCGGCTCGTCACCGGCCAGAACCCGGCCTCCGCGGCCCGTGTCGCCGAGGAGCTGGTGCGCCTGCTCGCGCCCCAGCGCCAGGTGTCCGGAGTCCACTAG
- a CDS encoding LVIVD repeat-containing protein, translating to MTSPPRHALVLLSTCVVLLSTFAGCDDDPGPTPDAGTQVPPADSGPPDSGTPDAGPEAPWDGGYTVLEDHGDWINRGHFSPCRFNPEGDPTTIKCEDLSRYDVSQCDPEALAQLEPHGIYLADMLGERRLSDGGTSVIQDGIGFMLSSDGGASTMVGKPLLTRNTDGGSFFLVGRFTNAFNGAVTVASIAGCQVPSSGLITGCYARCTNGQLVRSGTFEAHRLPSHRGEGESSGGLRPISEYDIELGAPADVYVTKNHAYVVSVNKVYGGSAGGLTVLDVSDRAHPLFKASISLPGDGNWNGVWAKDDALYIAGNRSGVLVYDISNPAQPEYVRHLPAGEYGAHTVLVDGNRLYAMSMSGAVTFVFDVTTPLAPVLRQRINVPSESPYAGAHDAFPYEGRLYISNGYGGYAVMDVTDLDNVRHLGQYIHGFEVFAHHSAVGTFAGRTLAFEGTEYGGSHLRVLDVTDPAHIVKIGEFRLSPVTSIHNIILKGHRLYIAWYHEGVRVLDVSNPTKPRQVAHYNTVRDGDFGRTDNLFEGTFGIRVPGDGYVYAADSVRGLLIFNEL from the coding sequence ATGACGTCCCCCCCGCGCCATGCCCTGGTGCTGCTCTCCACCTGTGTCGTGCTGCTGTCCACCTTCGCCGGCTGCGACGACGACCCGGGCCCCACGCCCGATGCCGGTACCCAGGTTCCTCCCGCGGACTCCGGCCCCCCCGACTCCGGTACGCCAGACGCGGGCCCCGAGGCGCCGTGGGACGGCGGCTACACCGTGCTGGAGGATCACGGGGACTGGATCAACCGGGGCCACTTCTCGCCGTGCCGCTTCAACCCGGAGGGAGACCCCACCACCATCAAGTGCGAAGACCTGTCCCGCTACGACGTGTCGCAGTGCGACCCGGAGGCGCTCGCGCAGTTGGAGCCGCACGGCATCTACCTGGCCGACATGCTCGGTGAGCGCCGGCTGTCCGATGGCGGCACCTCCGTCATCCAAGACGGCATCGGCTTCATGCTCAGCTCCGACGGCGGGGCGAGCACGATGGTCGGCAAGCCACTGCTGACCCGGAATACGGACGGAGGGAGCTTCTTCCTCGTCGGCAGATTCACCAACGCCTTCAACGGAGCCGTCACCGTCGCCTCGATCGCCGGCTGCCAGGTGCCCTCCTCCGGCCTCATCACCGGCTGCTACGCGCGCTGCACCAACGGGCAGCTCGTCCGGTCCGGCACCTTCGAAGCCCACCGCCTGCCATCACACCGGGGCGAGGGCGAGTCCTCGGGCGGCCTGCGCCCCATCTCCGAATACGATATCGAGCTGGGCGCCCCCGCGGACGTCTACGTCACGAAGAACCACGCGTATGTCGTCTCCGTCAACAAGGTCTACGGCGGCAGCGCCGGTGGGCTCACCGTCCTCGACGTGAGTGACAGGGCGCACCCCCTCTTCAAGGCCTCCATCAGCCTGCCGGGTGACGGGAACTGGAATGGGGTGTGGGCCAAGGACGATGCGCTCTACATCGCCGGCAACAGGTCGGGGGTCCTCGTCTATGACATCTCCAACCCCGCGCAGCCTGAGTACGTGCGCCACCTGCCCGCGGGAGAGTACGGGGCGCACACCGTGCTGGTGGATGGAAACCGGCTGTATGCCATGTCGATGAGTGGGGCGGTGACGTTCGTGTTCGACGTCACCACGCCGCTCGCCCCCGTGCTGCGCCAGCGCATCAACGTGCCGTCGGAGTCCCCCTACGCCGGCGCGCATGACGCCTTCCCGTACGAGGGGCGCCTCTACATCAGCAATGGCTACGGCGGCTACGCCGTCATGGATGTCACCGACCTCGACAATGTGCGGCACCTGGGCCAGTACATCCACGGCTTCGAGGTCTTCGCGCACCACAGCGCGGTGGGCACCTTCGCCGGGCGCACCCTCGCGTTCGAGGGCACCGAGTACGGCGGCTCGCACCTGCGCGTGCTGGACGTCACCGACCCCGCGCACATCGTGAAGATTGGCGAGTTCCGCCTCAGCCCCGTCACGTCCATCCACAACATCATCCTCAAGGGCCACCGGCTCTACATCGCCTGGTACCACGAGGGCGTGCGCGTGCTGGACGTGTCCAACCCCACGAAGCCGCGCCAGGTGGCGCACTACAACACCGTCCGCGATGGCGACTTCGGCCGGACGGACAACCTCTTCGAGGGCACCTTCGGCATCCGCGTGCCCGGCGACGGGTACGTGTACGCCGCGGACTCCGTGCGCGGCCTGCTCATCTTCAACGAGCTGTAG
- a CDS encoding ricin-type beta-trefoil lectin domain protein translates to MKTSNVLWRMSGTLVLAAMLGMAGCAERGEESPQPDSPEAPDAVPLRQRGDALYLISDVVWQNRTIPVCWISPQAADAQARQWVQEAVTASWQRVADVTFTGWGTCGTSLGGIRIQVDNTSAGWPRVKQFGQKLNLEPVGMILNFAFNYSTTSNLYAICNSNSTQLQSCTKDVAVHEFGHALGFAHEQNRPDSSACTADSPANGDLTLTSGTDTTSIMYGCNYNYYYGNGALSDGDVEGVQSVYGGKPGFIGHRGKCLDTVGGGTTNWTQAELALCDGSRASQKWARTSLEELKRPSGRCLDVYYGSSSNGSVTQLYDCNGGIGGQKWSFKDVAIKGMGGKCLDVVGGSTSAGAGTQLWHCNYTNAQKWTLMPNGEIRNASGMCLAVYNANSADGTPVQINTCNSSNAQKWYVESGGRIRSAVSTTSNKCLTLASTSNSTADGTAVQISTCNVNTNQRWHLSGEILSGVTTSTRKCLDASGGSNAVGTKAQIWDCTWVAAQQWNFFP, encoded by the coding sequence ATGAAGACTTCGAACGTGTTGTGGAGGATGTCGGGAACGTTGGTGCTGGCGGCAATGCTTGGCATGGCGGGCTGTGCGGAACGGGGGGAGGAGAGCCCCCAGCCAGACTCCCCGGAGGCGCCCGACGCGGTGCCGCTGCGGCAAAGGGGGGATGCGCTCTACCTCATCTCCGACGTGGTCTGGCAGAACAGGACCATCCCCGTGTGTTGGATCTCTCCCCAGGCCGCGGATGCCCAGGCACGCCAGTGGGTGCAGGAGGCGGTGACGGCCTCCTGGCAGCGGGTCGCGGATGTGACCTTCACCGGCTGGGGCACCTGTGGGACTTCCCTGGGAGGTATCCGCATCCAGGTGGACAACACCAGCGCGGGCTGGCCCCGGGTGAAACAGTTTGGCCAGAAGCTGAACCTGGAGCCGGTGGGCATGATCCTCAACTTCGCGTTCAATTACTCGACCACGAGCAACCTCTACGCCATCTGCAACTCGAACAGCACCCAGCTGCAGAGCTGCACCAAGGACGTGGCGGTCCACGAGTTCGGGCACGCGCTCGGCTTCGCGCATGAGCAGAACCGCCCGGATTCTTCAGCCTGCACGGCCGACAGCCCCGCCAATGGTGACCTCACGCTCACCTCTGGCACCGACACCACCTCCATCATGTATGGCTGCAACTACAATTATTACTATGGCAATGGCGCGCTGAGCGACGGCGACGTCGAGGGCGTGCAGTCCGTCTATGGTGGCAAGCCCGGCTTCATCGGCCACCGCGGCAAGTGCCTGGACACGGTGGGCGGCGGGACCACCAACTGGACGCAGGCGGAGCTGGCCCTGTGCGACGGCTCGCGCGCCTCGCAGAAGTGGGCCCGCACGTCGCTGGAGGAGCTCAAGCGCCCGAGCGGCCGCTGCCTGGACGTCTACTACGGCTCGTCCTCCAATGGCTCGGTCACCCAGCTCTATGATTGCAACGGCGGCATCGGCGGCCAGAAGTGGTCTTTCAAGGACGTGGCCATCAAGGGCATGGGCGGGAAGTGCCTGGACGTGGTTGGCGGCAGCACCTCCGCTGGAGCCGGGACGCAGCTCTGGCACTGCAACTACACCAACGCCCAAAAGTGGACCCTGATGCCCAACGGGGAGATCCGCAACGCGAGCGGCATGTGCCTCGCTGTCTACAACGCGAACAGTGCCGACGGCACGCCCGTGCAGATCAACACCTGCAACAGCTCGAACGCGCAGAAGTGGTACGTGGAGTCGGGCGGGCGCATCCGCAGCGCCGTGAGCACCACGAGCAACAAGTGCCTGACCCTGGCGAGCACCAGCAACAGCACCGCGGATGGGACGGCCGTGCAGATCTCCACCTGCAACGTGAATACGAACCAGCGCTGGCACCTGTCCGGGGAGATCCTCAGCGGCGTCACCACCAGCACCCGCAAGTGCCTGGACGCGAGCGGAGGCTCCAACGCGGTCGGCACCAAGGCGCAAATCTGGGACTGCACCTGGGTTGCCGCCCAGCAGTGGAACTTCTTCCCATAG
- a CDS encoding tetratricopeptide repeat protein, whose protein sequence is MPGGESARSVTMQSLWELLAEGRLQEALATATRRLVQQPDDEEALLVSARIALAEGRSTQAEQLLSRVKSSKARQEVTLMRAAAALLREDFAGARNHYLSLTQQPSAPAESWHGQGMALLALGQVVAAREAHERAVALKPEQAAFRFELGHALDLELRDRAAVRQFVRALRLDPRDSRGYWAVAQLLQRRGRARWARRILELGLRQLPESRLLRAALDASQPSAEVRTLEPASALLQEATSLLERKRNREAFKLLRDGWDKGLRSLELKLLEAEACKALHPPDMSGALRAYEEAIALVPEDWRPLTHLGICLLSEGHRHLQRATEALEAARRLAPSLPETSLNLILAYVKGNRLPEARELARQVEATLPPEHPLRVQAASLLEDLRRV, encoded by the coding sequence ATGCCAGGTGGAGAGTCTGCGCGGAGCGTCACAATGCAATCACTCTGGGAACTGTTGGCCGAGGGGCGTCTCCAGGAGGCACTGGCGACCGCGACACGCAGGCTGGTACAGCAACCCGATGACGAGGAGGCCCTGCTCGTATCGGCCAGGATTGCCTTGGCAGAGGGCAGATCCACTCAGGCCGAGCAATTGCTGTCACGGGTGAAATCCTCGAAGGCCCGGCAGGAGGTCACGCTGATGCGTGCCGCCGCGGCGCTTCTGCGCGAGGATTTCGCGGGAGCACGCAATCACTACCTGTCCCTGACCCAGCAGCCCTCGGCTCCCGCTGAGTCCTGGCACGGCCAGGGGATGGCACTCCTCGCCCTGGGGCAGGTCGTGGCGGCACGCGAGGCGCATGAGCGGGCTGTTGCGCTCAAGCCGGAGCAGGCCGCGTTCCGCTTCGAGTTGGGTCATGCGCTGGACCTGGAGCTGCGCGACCGGGCGGCGGTACGCCAGTTCGTCCGCGCCCTGCGGCTGGACCCCAGGGATTCGCGCGGCTACTGGGCGGTGGCGCAACTGCTCCAGCGTCGGGGAAGAGCCCGCTGGGCGCGGCGCATCCTGGAGCTGGGGTTGCGCCAGCTCCCCGAATCCCGGCTCCTGCGCGCGGCGCTGGACGCGAGCCAGCCTTCCGCGGAGGTGCGGACCCTGGAGCCTGCTTCCGCGCTGTTGCAGGAAGCCACGTCGCTCCTGGAGCGCAAACGCAATCGAGAGGCCTTCAAGCTCCTGCGAGACGGCTGGGACAAGGGACTGCGCTCGCTGGAGCTCAAGTTGCTGGAGGCCGAGGCCTGCAAGGCCCTGCATCCTCCAGACATGTCAGGCGCCTTGCGCGCGTACGAGGAGGCCATCGCCCTTGTGCCGGAGGACTGGAGGCCGCTCACCCACCTGGGCATCTGCCTGCTGTCCGAGGGCCACCGTCACCTGCAGCGCGCCACCGAGGCGCTGGAAGCCGCGCGGCGGCTCGCCCCTTCTCTGCCAGAGACGTCGCTCAATCTCATCCTGGCGTATGTCAAGGGCAACCGTCTCCCCGAGGCCCGCGAGCTGGCGCGGCAGGTCGAGGCGACCCTACCCCCGGAGCACCCGCTGCGAGTCCAGGCTGCCTCGCTGCTGGAGGACCTGCGGCGGGTGTGA
- a CDS encoding ABC transporter ATP-binding protein, producing the protein MRRPGDIQAMAEMEVQRAADRSKVSRRLIGELRPWRVPVVESLLLGGVYAVTQGLGPYVIGRAIDYDIMQGSKRGLLLSMVALLVIYGVSALSQRAQTKRIGAVGQRVLASLRTRLFEQLLRLPLGYFDRRPIGDLMSRVGSDVDALSQFFAQGLPQLLGVALGLVGVLVAMLFINVRLALACFTLIPLMLLITWYFAARARRAYRKTRETVGDVTAELQEEIVGVRQAQAFNRTDVNIQRFKQRNAANRDANVAASSVTAAFSPVIEVLSTLSIALVLGYGGYLVFAGQLTVGVLAAFLIYVQSFFRPLQMLASVYTLMQSALAGAERVFAIFDETTEPVDVPQATVLDKATGRIELDHASFGYDPTRPVLHDVSFEAKPGQTVAIVGKTGAGKTTIASLIPRFYDVSSGAVRVDGTDVRQLTRESLRRQIAIVLQEPYLFTGTIAENIGFGRPGATAQEIEAAARAVFAHDFIAALPKGYDSVLGEAGATLSQGQRQLLAFARAVLTEPRILILDEATANIDMRTEALIQKALQTLLEGRTSVVIAHRLSTIRNADLILVMDAGRVVERGTHDELMALNGKYAELYSRQFASPAPAA; encoded by the coding sequence ATGAGGCGCCCGGGCGACATTCAGGCGATGGCGGAGATGGAGGTACAGCGCGCCGCCGACCGGTCGAAGGTGTCGCGGCGGTTGATCGGCGAGCTGCGGCCGTGGCGCGTTCCCGTGGTGGAGTCGCTCCTGCTGGGCGGCGTCTACGCGGTGACGCAGGGCCTCGGTCCCTACGTCATTGGCCGCGCGATCGACTACGACATCATGCAGGGCAGCAAGCGCGGGCTTCTGCTCTCGATGGTGGCGCTGCTGGTCATCTACGGCGTGAGCGCCCTGTCCCAGCGCGCGCAGACGAAGCGCATCGGTGCGGTGGGCCAGCGGGTGCTCGCCAGCCTTCGGACGCGGCTGTTCGAGCAGCTGCTCCGGCTGCCGCTGGGCTACTTCGACCGCCGGCCGATCGGCGATCTGATGAGCCGCGTGGGCAGCGACGTGGACGCGCTCAGCCAGTTCTTCGCGCAGGGACTTCCGCAGCTGCTCGGCGTGGCGCTGGGTCTGGTCGGCGTGCTGGTGGCGATGCTGTTCATCAACGTGCGGCTCGCGCTGGCGTGCTTCACGCTGATCCCGCTGATGCTCCTCATCACCTGGTACTTCGCGGCGCGCGCGCGGCGGGCCTACCGGAAGACGCGAGAGACGGTGGGCGACGTCACCGCGGAGCTACAGGAGGAGATCGTCGGCGTTCGGCAAGCGCAGGCCTTCAACCGCACCGACGTGAACATCCAGCGCTTCAAGCAGCGCAACGCAGCCAACCGGGACGCGAACGTGGCGGCGAGCAGCGTGACCGCGGCGTTCTCGCCGGTGATCGAAGTGCTCTCCACTCTCTCGATCGCGCTGGTGCTCGGCTACGGCGGCTACCTGGTGTTCGCGGGGCAGCTCACCGTCGGCGTGCTGGCGGCGTTCCTCATCTACGTGCAGTCGTTCTTCCGCCCGCTGCAGATGCTCGCTTCGGTCTACACGTTGATGCAGTCCGCGCTCGCCGGCGCCGAGCGCGTGTTCGCGATCTTCGACGAGACCACCGAACCGGTGGACGTCCCTCAGGCCACGGTGCTCGACAAGGCCACGGGCCGGATCGAGCTCGACCACGCGAGCTTCGGCTACGACCCCACCCGCCCGGTGCTGCACGACGTGAGCTTCGAAGCGAAGCCGGGACAGACGGTGGCGATCGTGGGCAAGACCGGCGCGGGCAAGACCACCATCGCCAGTCTGATCCCGCGCTTCTACGACGTGTCGTCCGGAGCGGTGCGCGTGGACGGCACCGACGTGCGCCAGCTCACCCGCGAGAGCCTGCGCCGGCAGATCGCGATCGTGCTCCAGGAGCCGTACCTGTTCACCGGCACGATCGCGGAGAACATCGGCTTCGGCAGACCGGGCGCGACGGCGCAGGAGATAGAAGCCGCGGCGCGCGCGGTGTTCGCGCACGACTTCATCGCCGCGCTGCCCAAGGGCTACGACTCGGTGCTCGGCGAGGCGGGCGCGACGCTCAGCCAAGGACAGCGGCAGCTCCTCGCCTTCGCGCGCGCGGTGCTCACGGAGCCGCGGATCCTGATCCTCGATGAGGCGACCGCGAACATCGACATGCGCACCGAGGCGCTGATCCAGAAGGCGCTCCAGACCCTGCTCGAGGGGCGCACCAGCGTGGTGATCGCCCACCGGCTCTCCACCATCCGCAACGCGGATCTCATCCTGGTGATGGACGCCGGGCGCGTCGTCGAACGCGGCACCCACGACGAGCTCATGGCGCTGAACGGCAAGTACGCCGAGCTCTACAGCCGCCAGTTCGCCAGCCCCGCGCCCGCCGCGTAG
- a CDS encoding ABC transporter ATP-binding protein has translation MSQAPAVGKRNSAGVWRAIRYLSHYRGATVGALVALLLASAANLAAPQFVRMAIDQGITKGDRHTMRVAVVALLGIALARGLFNFLQSYLSESASQGVAYDLRGGLFARIQKLSFSYYDQAQTGQLLTRLTSDVDQVRMFVGVGVIQLAASVVMLVGATGLLLSLNPLLAVCALLAIAPILWALRRFVRVMGPMFGRVQMALGKLNVVLQESLRGVRLVRAFSAEPRQTERYNALTDELLEENLKLIDVASINIPVVNFFANLGTITVVVVGGFLVFGGRLTVGELIAFNSYLGFLLMPIMTTGFIAAQMSRANASALRVFELLDTPIELADAPDAVALPPLSGRVELKDVHFRYAGAEKEILRGVSFQADAGALVAIVGTTGSGKSTIINLVPRFYDVTSGEVLIDGHDVRKVSTASLRSQIGVVLQDALLFSGTVRANIAYGKPDATLEQVRAAAAAAQAAEFIEALPDQYDTVVGERGVGLSGGQRQRLAIARALLTEPNLLILDDSTSAVDAQTEALIQRALDALMRDKHRTAIVIAQRLSTVRDADLIVVLDEGKVVAQGRHQELVQTSELYNQIVGSQLQPESKKEAVA, from the coding sequence ATGAGTCAAGCGCCGGCAGTGGGAAAGCGGAATTCCGCGGGTGTCTGGCGGGCAATCCGGTACCTCTCGCACTACCGCGGCGCCACGGTCGGCGCGCTGGTCGCGCTGCTGCTGGCCTCCGCGGCCAACCTCGCCGCGCCGCAGTTCGTGCGGATGGCGATCGACCAGGGCATCACGAAGGGCGACCGGCACACGATGCGGGTGGCGGTGGTCGCCCTGCTCGGCATCGCGTTGGCGCGCGGCCTCTTCAATTTCCTGCAGAGCTACCTCTCCGAGAGCGCGTCTCAGGGCGTGGCGTACGACCTGCGCGGTGGGCTCTTCGCCCGCATCCAGAAGCTGTCGTTCAGCTACTACGATCAGGCGCAGACCGGACAGCTGCTCACGCGCCTCACCAGCGACGTGGACCAGGTGCGGATGTTCGTGGGCGTGGGCGTGATTCAGCTCGCGGCGTCGGTGGTGATGCTCGTCGGCGCCACCGGACTCCTGCTCTCGCTCAACCCCCTGCTGGCGGTCTGCGCGCTGCTGGCGATCGCGCCCATCCTCTGGGCCCTGAGGCGCTTCGTCCGGGTGATGGGGCCGATGTTCGGCCGGGTGCAGATGGCGCTGGGCAAGCTCAACGTCGTGCTCCAGGAGAGCCTGCGCGGCGTGCGGCTGGTGCGCGCGTTCTCCGCCGAGCCACGCCAGACGGAGCGCTACAACGCCCTCACCGATGAGCTGCTGGAGGAGAACCTCAAGCTCATCGACGTCGCCTCCATCAACATCCCGGTCGTGAACTTCTTCGCGAACCTCGGGACGATCACCGTGGTCGTGGTGGGCGGCTTCCTGGTGTTCGGCGGGCGGCTCACCGTGGGCGAGCTGATCGCCTTCAACAGCTACCTCGGCTTTCTGCTGATGCCGATCATGACCACCGGCTTCATCGCCGCGCAGATGTCGCGCGCGAACGCCTCGGCCCTGCGCGTGTTCGAGCTGCTCGACACGCCGATCGAGCTGGCCGACGCGCCGGACGCGGTGGCGCTCCCCCCGCTGTCGGGAAGAGTGGAGCTCAAGGACGTGCACTTCCGCTACGCCGGCGCGGAGAAGGAGATCCTGCGCGGCGTGAGCTTCCAGGCGGACGCGGGAGCGCTGGTGGCGATCGTCGGCACCACCGGCTCCGGCAAGAGCACGATCATCAACCTGGTGCCCCGCTTCTACGACGTGACCTCGGGCGAAGTGCTGATCGACGGGCACGACGTGCGCAAGGTCTCCACCGCCTCGCTCCGGTCGCAGATCGGCGTGGTGCTGCAGGATGCGCTGCTCTTCTCCGGCACCGTGCGCGCCAACATCGCCTACGGCAAGCCGGACGCCACGCTGGAGCAGGTGAGGGCGGCGGCGGCGGCGGCGCAGGCGGCGGAGTTCATCGAAGCGTTGCCCGACCAGTACGACACCGTGGTGGGCGAACGCGGCGTCGGCCTCTCCGGCGGTCAGCGGCAGCGCCTCGCCATCGCCCGCGCGCTGCTGACGGAGCCGAACCTGCTCATCCTCGACGACAGCACCTCCGCGGTGGACGCGCAGACCGAGGCGTTGATCCAGCGCGCGCTGGACGCGCTGATGCGGGACAAGCACCGCACCGCGATCGTGATCGCCCAGCGGCTCAGCACCGTGCGCGACGCCGATCTGATCGTCGTGTTGGACGAAGGCAAGGTGGTGGCCCAGGGCCGCCACCAGGAGCTGGTGCAGACCAGCGAGCTCTACAACCAGATCGTCGGCTCTCAGCTTCAGCCCGAGTCGAAGAAGGAGGCCGTGGCATGA